One genomic region from Candidatus Xiphinematobacter sp. encodes:
- a CDS encoding LL-diaminopimelate aminotransferase codes for MAFLNSNYLKLREGYLFPEVSRRIKAFLGSCPSTHLIWCGIGDVTEALPLAARSAFHKAVDELGSGKTFRGYGPEQGYQFLRRTIVENDYQSRGIHLDEDEIFISDGSKCDCANILDIFGDQNRVAITDPVYPVYVDTNVMAGHTGAVETSGMRYAGLVYLPCTEANGFIPDLPTEPVDLIYLCCPNNPTGAAATYQQLSMWVEYAVKHRAIIFFDAAYEAYISDSALPHSIYEIPAAKRCAIEFRSFSKSGGFTGVRCAFTVLPKELEADTGTGECKALHSLWNRRFSTKFNGVGYAVQRAAEALYSPEGKVQVRELVSHYMGNACILRKALQGPQMTVFGGVNAPYIWVRAPHGVSSWQAFDYILKEKNIVVTPGSGFGRQGEGYFRVSAFGSRQNALEAARRFKSLRW; via the coding sequence ATGGCTTTCTTGAACTCCAATTACCTGAAACTTAGAGAAGGATATCTCTTCCCAGAGGTTAGCCGCCGCATAAAAGCGTTTTTGGGTTCCTGTCCTAGTACGCACCTCATTTGGTGTGGAATCGGGGATGTCACGGAAGCTCTGCCGCTTGCTGCTCGGAGCGCGTTCCACAAAGCGGTGGATGAGTTGGGAAGCGGAAAGACCTTCCGTGGGTACGGGCCAGAGCAGGGTTACCAGTTTCTCCGCCGCACTATTGTGGAAAATGACTATCAAAGCCGTGGCATACATTTAGATGAGGATGAAATTTTCATCTCGGATGGATCCAAATGTGATTGCGCCAATATTCTTGACATCTTTGGGGATCAAAACCGTGTCGCAATAACGGATCCAGTTTATCCTGTCTATGTGGATACCAATGTCATGGCTGGTCACACTGGAGCAGTGGAAACCTCAGGAATGCGTTACGCAGGTCTTGTTTATCTTCCTTGTACTGAGGCAAATGGATTTATTCCAGACCTTCCTACTGAGCCAGTAGACCTCATTTATCTTTGTTGCCCCAATAATCCGACTGGTGCAGCAGCTACCTACCAGCAGCTTTCTATGTGGGTAGAATATGCGGTGAAGCACCGTGCCATTATCTTTTTTGATGCAGCTTATGAGGCTTACATTTCTGACTCTGCGCTTCCCCATTCAATTTATGAAATTCCGGCTGCAAAGCGGTGTGCTATAGAATTCCGTAGCTTTTCCAAGAGTGGAGGATTTACCGGGGTACGGTGTGCATTCACTGTCCTTCCTAAGGAACTAGAGGCGGATACAGGAACAGGTGAATGCAAAGCACTGCATTCTCTTTGGAACCGGCGTTTCAGCACAAAATTCAACGGTGTAGGATACGCCGTTCAGCGAGCAGCTGAGGCTTTATACTCCCCTGAAGGGAAGGTCCAAGTCCGTGAGTTGGTAAGCCATTATATGGGCAACGCGTGTATACTCCGCAAGGCACTGCAGGGCCCTCAAATGACTGTTTTTGGTGGTGTGAATGCTCCTTATATCTGGGTGCGCGCTCCGCATGGGGTTTCCTCTTGGCAGGCATTCGACTATATACTTAAGGAGAAGAACATTGTGGTTACTCCCGGCAGTGGCTTCGGAAGACAAGGTGAAGGATACTTCCGAGTTTCTGCTTTTGGCAGTCGCCAAAATGCTCTAGAAGCTGCTCGGCGTTTTAAAAGCCTTAGATGGTAA